The following are encoded together in the Leuconostoc mesenteroides subsp. mesenteroides ATCC 8293 genome:
- a CDS encoding pLS20_p028 family conjugation system transmembrane protein — translation MTNLFTGINTLADSLPTLPNNGPTADFYTQWSQYLSPLPHIFLTLIMLFMHSIALIFYYIANAVFTAYQSSFKLLDFMNIFFQPNSDVYQNWNLGNILKDFLYLGFVIFGIMMMVQWIQYTATSGRKGREWPKGITITVAVITALPWAIGLMSGIGTATVNDTSGTKDKNIVTQLWQGNSTNLKELAKNNFDLSKYKNQHVLTNDQIEGSDFHSVMSDAGYTDGLSDAQKSVFTKKIGGNGNMVDITGDSLVLGKTFADDYPVMKTNWLGIIGGEIVFIIVVAGAIVRLLSSVYKMAFMAGSIVYFGLRDGTQGKRVQQVLGMIEGQITGIVMMPISLIFFFAWVEFAFNTINGLGLDMWPFTILSIAALLSGGKGLAVGFEMIEQWTGVRSGHNPVASMMLANQAAHMVGGATRVAKKNIGKGLNAISPEQKKKNRELGKKIANSGGNQGLDNSKALTDHSLNDTGVAASAQATGKAAKAAEVAGRTVGAMKHPGSLLKNTGRAAGDKVKGGVNKAVGNVKDYAGGVADNFAGGQQAVEAFNKRHSPVTPKANSGDTPSSSQPRNVHEALSKAVTDSPNSHPKDTANKSQSNISHAMSDAHRGLPTRTNSPKSSAADSTKPIVSGGTVVQPKGVGATPATMSRPNTPRLSGTLPGKKSVTQPLTAAQQKEKDRAWAESVIAKQKAKMQNQQSVSSKEDK, via the coding sequence ATGACAAATCTATTCACGGGTATCAATACATTAGCTGATAGTTTACCAACGTTACCTAATAATGGGCCGACAGCTGATTTTTACACGCAATGGTCGCAATACCTGTCACCATTGCCCCATATATTTTTAACATTGATCATGTTATTCATGCACAGTATCGCGTTAATTTTTTATTACATTGCTAATGCGGTCTTCACAGCATACCAATCATCATTCAAGTTATTGGACTTTATGAATATCTTTTTCCAGCCTAATAGTGATGTTTATCAAAATTGGAATCTAGGTAATATCCTCAAAGACTTCCTGTACTTGGGGTTTGTGATATTTGGTATTATGATGATGGTGCAGTGGATTCAATACACCGCTACTTCTGGTCGCAAAGGTAGGGAATGGCCTAAGGGTATAACCATTACAGTTGCCGTTATCACGGCTTTACCCTGGGCGATTGGATTGATGAGCGGCATTGGGACAGCCACGGTCAATGATACATCCGGTACAAAGGACAAGAACATTGTTACACAATTATGGCAGGGTAATTCTACTAATTTAAAGGAATTAGCAAAAAATAATTTTGATTTATCAAAATATAAGAACCAACATGTTTTAACTAATGATCAAATTGAAGGTTCAGATTTCCACTCAGTGATGAGTGATGCTGGTTACACCGACGGTTTAAGTGACGCTCAAAAGTCTGTATTTACCAAAAAAATAGGTGGCAATGGCAACATGGTTGATATTACCGGTGACTCACTTGTTCTGGGTAAGACATTTGCGGATGATTATCCAGTGATGAAAACAAACTGGTTAGGAATTATTGGTGGTGAGATCGTCTTTATTATTGTCGTAGCTGGGGCAATTGTCCGTTTGCTATCGTCTGTTTATAAAATGGCTTTTATGGCAGGTTCAATTGTTTACTTTGGCCTCAGAGATGGCACACAAGGCAAACGTGTCCAACAAGTTCTGGGAATGATTGAGGGACAAATAACAGGTATTGTCATGATGCCAATTTCATTAATCTTCTTCTTTGCCTGGGTAGAATTTGCCTTTAATACCATTAATGGTTTAGGTCTAGATATGTGGCCATTTACAATTTTGTCGATTGCCGCTCTGCTATCTGGTGGTAAAGGGCTCGCAGTTGGCTTTGAAATGATTGAACAATGGACTGGTGTTCGCTCAGGCCATAATCCTGTTGCTTCGATGATGTTAGCCAATCAAGCTGCTCACATGGTAGGTGGCGCCACAAGGGTTGCCAAGAAAAATATTGGCAAGGGTCTCAACGCAATTTCACCAGAACAGAAAAAGAAGAATCGTGAACTAGGTAAGAAGATTGCCAACTCAGGTGGCAATCAAGGCTTAGATAATAGTAAAGCACTGACTGATCATAGCTTAAATGATACTGGTGTCGCTGCATCCGCACAAGCCACAGGTAAGGCGGCAAAGGCGGCTGAGGTAGCAGGACGTACAGTCGGAGCAATGAAACATCCAGGTAGTTTATTGAAAAACACTGGTCGTGCGGCTGGTGATAAAGTTAAAGGTGGCGTGAATAAAGCCGTTGGCAATGTCAAAGATTATGCTGGTGGTGTCGCCGACAACTTTGCAGGAGGACAACAAGCCGTTGAAGCCTTTAATAAACGTCATTCACCTGTGACACCAAAAGCAAACAGCGGTGATACACCATCTTCTTCTCAACCACGTAATGTGCATGAAGCACTTTCAAAGGCTGTCACAGATTCACCTAATTCTCATCCAAAGGATACAGCAAATAAGTCTCAATCTAACATAAGCCACGCTATGTCAGATGCACACCGTGGCTTACCTACTAGAACTAATTCACCCAAGTCTAGCGCTGCTGATTCAACTAAGCCAATTGTGAGTGGTGGAACAGTTGTTCAACCTAAGGGAGTCGGTGCAACACCAGCAACCATGTCACGTCCAAACACCCCACGTTTGAGCGGTACATTGCCTGGCAAAAAGTCGGTGACTCAACCGTTGACAGCAGCGCAACAAAAAGAAAAGGATCGCGCCTGGGCTGAGAGTGTTATTGCAAAACAAAAAGCAAAAATGCAGAATCAACAAAGTGTATCAAGTAAAGAAGACAAGTGA
- a CDS encoding ParA family protein — MSKTITFSASKGGVGKTTMTFNFASFLVRQGYKVLLIDSDYQGNLSSTYESYTNKNTLYDVFTGGLAQIRQITPQLGLLPASPHLDELEGTLQSKNNKNFLMMMWLQDHLEEIKDYDYILIDTHPEFGTLTKNMIAVSDYVVVPLEPSEYGFIQSKQQFDLRMKEFRDDAVDIRTRESLIEAKVLYLANRVKHNTRSSHEFGQLIDQIENLVAVLNEREVFNSSTMLKTPVFDLEQAKRNPKTLQQIYDAYQKLLESVK, encoded by the coding sequence ATGAGTAAAACAATTACATTTTCAGCATCTAAAGGTGGCGTTGGTAAAACAACGATGACATTTAACTTTGCAAGTTTTCTGGTTCGACAAGGCTACAAGGTTTTGTTAATTGATTCAGACTATCAAGGTAACTTGTCCTCTACCTATGAAAGCTATACTAATAAAAATACGCTATATGACGTCTTTACAGGCGGTTTAGCCCAAATTAGACAAATTACCCCACAATTAGGTTTGTTACCTGCTAGCCCTCATTTAGACGAATTAGAAGGTACATTACAATCAAAGAATAATAAAAACTTTTTGATGATGATGTGGCTTCAAGATCACCTTGAGGAAATCAAAGATTATGACTATATTCTAATTGACACCCATCCAGAATTCGGAACGTTAACGAAGAATATGATTGCCGTTTCTGATTATGTTGTGGTGCCACTAGAACCCTCAGAGTATGGTTTTATTCAATCAAAACAACAATTTGATTTACGGATGAAAGAGTTCCGTGATGATGCCGTTGATATTAGAACACGCGAATCACTGATTGAAGCGAAAGTTTTGTACCTTGCAAATCGTGTAAAGCATAATACCCGTTCAAGTCATGAGTTTGGGCAACTTATTGACCAAATTGAAAACCTTGTCGCTGTCTTAAATGAGCGTGAAGTGTTTAATAGTTCAACCATGCTTAAAACCCCAGTGTTTGATTTAGAACAAGCCAAGCGCAACCCGAAAACCCTGCAGCAAATTTATGATGCTTATCAAAAGCTATTAGAAAGTGTGAAATAA
- a CDS encoding type IV secretory pathway, VirB4 protein — translation MRTSLNTAKRSALKARGYNLELIEEVQNPSGIEFHTTYFDDGMASSAIVNVYDYPKNEQLQGWFKELINHKNTIVDIKIGTENKFEVQKALETATNTLRSKARSEVTSQGDALEAEQDADITLQDLNEARNGREIYKRVYVRLLISDVSPEELRRRVKEIQQQLSNYRMKVYPSEQLTHFQQFFMPAMSIENQTIKDKGFPMKAYALAGSYAFNQTFIAHPRGSYMGLTMQRGEVMYDPSYNDHRTQLTAYNLVVGGERSGKSSFAKKNLGPLVSRGDTVWVFDKSNEWRDLVNYYYGVTLTLDGSQNIINLMQVFGTVLDANGNVDVIASFNQHRTKVITYYATLNPQADKKELEMLGNLITDFYVERRMWSLSPKDNPQDLRVIGLRNEAYPILEDFQTFLETRNMLTRNMTQPAVERLDNILSTISSLIQNHGDMVNGVTTMPDLSGERLIRFDTSGLSRFEDDLYNAQYFTILSLMESYITINGTQQRERIKRGEVSTQANDNGNPPKYFWWIQDEADDIFNAKHSLGITFGDNMMAQHGKDFFGMFAIFPGLKNVVPTGNASDTEASRAASSFFGRFPKQTIGRLSKTDTTRLRSVVSETNITDGQLQALQGLDQGDFLMNLVGKQATFMHVDLNDSEINLFGGGL, via the coding sequence ATGCGCACAAGTTTAAATACAGCAAAACGTTCCGCATTGAAAGCACGCGGCTATAATTTAGAACTCATTGAGGAAGTTCAAAACCCTAGTGGCATTGAATTTCATACCACTTACTTTGATGATGGTATGGCAAGTAGTGCCATTGTCAATGTCTATGACTATCCCAAGAATGAACAGTTACAAGGCTGGTTCAAAGAGTTAATCAATCACAAGAACACCATTGTAGACATCAAGATTGGGACTGAGAACAAGTTTGAAGTGCAAAAAGCACTTGAGACAGCTACTAACACGTTGCGTAGTAAGGCACGTAGTGAAGTGACCTCACAAGGTGACGCGTTGGAAGCCGAACAAGATGCTGACATTACACTCCAAGACTTGAATGAAGCCCGCAATGGTCGTGAAATTTACAAACGTGTCTACGTTAGATTATTGATATCAGATGTTTCTCCAGAAGAATTACGTCGTCGTGTTAAAGAAATTCAACAACAGCTTTCTAACTACCGCATGAAAGTTTATCCTTCTGAGCAATTAACCCACTTCCAACAGTTCTTTATGCCAGCAATGTCAATTGAAAATCAAACGATTAAGGACAAAGGGTTCCCAATGAAAGCCTATGCTTTAGCTGGTTCTTATGCCTTTAATCAAACCTTTATTGCACATCCTCGTGGTTCATACATGGGCTTAACCATGCAACGTGGTGAAGTTATGTATGATCCTAGCTACAATGACCACCGAACACAGTTAACCGCTTATAACCTAGTTGTGGGTGGAGAGCGCTCAGGTAAAAGCTCGTTTGCCAAAAAGAACTTGGGGCCATTAGTTTCTCGCGGTGATACAGTTTGGGTATTTGATAAGTCTAATGAATGGCGTGATCTAGTGAATTACTATTACGGTGTCACTCTGACGCTTGATGGTAGTCAAAACATCATTAATTTGATGCAAGTGTTTGGCACTGTCCTTGATGCAAATGGCAATGTTGATGTCATTGCAAGTTTCAACCAGCATCGTACAAAAGTGATTACGTACTACGCGACACTTAATCCACAAGCCGACAAGAAAGAATTAGAAATGTTGGGTAACCTAATTACTGATTTCTATGTTGAACGGCGTATGTGGTCATTGTCACCAAAAGACAACCCGCAAGATTTACGTGTAATCGGGCTACGAAATGAAGCCTATCCAATTCTCGAAGATTTTCAAACCTTCCTAGAAACCCGTAACATGCTGACGCGCAACATGACACAGCCTGCCGTAGAACGTTTGGATAACATCTTATCGACAATTAGCAGCTTAATACAAAATCATGGCGACATGGTTAATGGTGTAACGACCATGCCTGATCTGTCTGGTGAGCGTTTGATTCGTTTTGATACTAGCGGTCTTTCAAGATTTGAAGATGATCTCTACAACGCGCAATATTTTACCATTTTGTCTTTGATGGAAAGCTACATCACGATTAATGGAACACAACAACGTGAGCGCATTAAGCGTGGTGAAGTTTCAACTCAGGCCAACGACAATGGTAATCCACCAAAATACTTCTGGTGGATACAGGATGAAGCGGATGATATTTTCAATGCTAAACATTCATTAGGCATAACCTTTGGCGATAACATGATGGCACAACATGGTAAAGATTTTTTCGGGATGTTTGCTATCTTCCCAGGACTCAAAAACGTTGTGCCAACGGGTAATGCCTCAGACACTGAGGCTAGTCGTGCCGCATCTTCCTTCTTCGGCCGATTCCCAAAGCAAACGATTGGACGTCTATCAAAAACGGATACAACCCGTTTACGTAGTGTGGTGAGTGAAACTAATATCACTGATGGTCAACTACAAGCGTTACAAGGATTGGATCAAGGTGATTTCTTAATGAACTTGGTGGGTAAGCAAGCTACGTTCATGCACGTTGATCTTAATGACTCAGAAATTAATTTGTTTGGTGGAGGACTGTAA